The Scatophagus argus isolate fScaArg1 chromosome 20, fScaArg1.pri, whole genome shotgun sequence genome window below encodes:
- the zgc:162472 gene encoding transcription factor TFIIIB component B'' homolog isoform X4 yields the protein MFRRSRFSIRPNVGTAGRTTATSQESPPVNQETSETPRVVSESCTAPAVTDNKSVVTPSEKSAAPGDGNDQNGEGTSSSAAVQRRKRFSVKPKVAPGRPSTFSRTLKSPVKAVSETPVEVPGSEKPTTTSQAAITSPPQALQSPRRRRPSEESKPSKVQPKPTLIPSDGSGPSAFPLPEDLPKNADLPADSGKQVAITSGSQVKDVPSRLPDKVPPSLPDKESIEISEKARTLVSSKGGLSPSPAALSLSRLLNDPSDLQRLAKARKLRELLRHEMHKEKKIKKAKARAKEFTIDPAKMTMRDLIRYLPVSNPMTSSIEDPASENETVVPPSPGREESPERAQEPEVAAKIASPRVEEEEEEAAEEEEEEALMVPQVKVAEDGSLIIDEESLTVEVQRAKGPNPAQDRDPIFERGSTTTYSSFRKGTYSKPWSSEETDMFFLAISMVGTDFSMICQLFPHRARSEIKNKFKKEERENAWRIDKAFRERRKLDIEYFSKLLEKILEVQKSRKKLKSLAEKNSRNKPKRKAKGKKAAPKLSDVEEEDEEVENEMPDLEEEGEKENEDLCSEEGTPVSRPKKNRKRKNRQDVSTVEPNDKKNKSSGKSNEPDEACIPEDAEAALPEDHPVSEMSEKTDKVNAAKDTVIKPAKLSRGRAPKPLLPLGRKWGKKPAPPSTRDKDTVSDEGDVSVNKDASPVKQVSKKSDGVSSEDEDATVQPPRPTRYGRTPKPTKPLTYPAKDDAHSSKSETTPASPVGTTASTTKPKPKCTAKRGRSSKSQSVQESKKTKLVTLRASQSEYSDEENEKQWGDEEVEEEQHRACSFSKDGIAPAFVPASLRSPPPVISEVEETMEELEILAHMPDVLGISQDALCPDVSCELAQNETGTAEPCEHQLDLLVDVIDFLSSENTEVSEEQSYNEAAQTLLAIGSLAHVSQSAQNQTATQDLKTDVPLCLIAGTASVSVGETSQHQEEDIASKPAAHSKNSLTPLVSATSGQGVTEASETVATVELQNSTADNGNMPITESSDQRTGSDMNLTPQLHSSPEGSKKISSQPRGGRLSKVKPKPNLIQASRTAQSKFQLENMEDSSQKESMDEISRIEEKLAEDASGNQESSVGQVISEAATSDLNTSKNQSQSFSDPTFEPSFEHATGDSTTESTDKILVSHVGTTHSSFDNLVICDTAVTDLQGTNIYSAPVQQSSSLPDPYVTPVEDLPVSQKEESEDAATWQIKKSRFKKVKPKPNLSQTSRTLQFKSDTTKDIIERNPNPTPNLKFHEKTVIDVEAEPTCITSHEKPSKSAGPTSDFKPSLDISSTITPREELSTTEEKNTDVGVVLQIEPAATSDQRALEKLNFSEAQFEPCREQSTRGVRPTSESTEEKLMSHNGSKDSSCNLLTSNLAVPELQVGQESNIDSVPVQESSNHPASHVAHVEELPLKQKEESVVVSSFQTKRGKKVKPKPKLSQTSRIVHSKPQNTKESVAHMQLAEKPSSPTSEPQSMDNTVAEPAEAEPTCITSPEKSSQSTGPVSDLTPSLDIGSTLEATGEQSTTEQKKTDVGVTGQIESDGTTSDQSSPHVTHVEELPLSQKEESVVASTFQTRRGQKVKPKPNLSQTSRTVRSKPQTTKNPVTHLQLVEKPSSPTSKPESADSTIAEPTRITSSEKTGQSTGPASGLIASFDVSSTLTPTEEKNRNVGDVDHVESGAATSDQRASENQSLSDALYEPNRDPATRDTRPTLESTEQVMSHDWTAESSCSNLCSTGSAVPESQVGPQSNIDSVPVSDISNHPAGHLMHAEKLLLSQKAESVVISTCRTRRGQKIKPKPNLPQTSRSVQPKPQTTKDPVAPMQLVEKPSTAHTIAEIETEPTGITSPEKTSQIKITGSASVSLPSLELCSTHEPAEELSTTGGQKTDFESAHKNLLTSTHCLLTTEPLSCKKLGPAESEKSIDGTSPDALVVATSSVAENQSVLPELFLESNIREKSTVEGESTGVEVEAGPASQWDCKTTESKSQPTDGPTAISDVQSSEHGSAESKIKSANTQSTPDPKEIIQEPCSENNFEAQSQVAVPQYPEPTETNQTAAQSGDNNESESTDSSKSSRKGPQTRRGRLVKPKPNLGRRGQHQQIQNTKPAEADSGTSSEAVDALVCEKPVSVVQPNVQEAVEGATGRNSPINDAESSLGCLTQVIEQVNQHDSPPNVAGSSLGCLTPDISTQSQDGSQSITGVTQSHPNVTIFTDMLQDQMPSDPDEPFFILSLTEIPVCSLAEVVNRTPEPVPYLPETDASVQQQSSVPAEQLAAGDRPASVPESTEVGDETGFISVKDTGQDKAACVGSVKENPVDPHDSSPGQPSIVPGTVENNDETEHPPKKQRLMGTGRAAKLQVKPKFPRKNQASKTLAAKEAEFFSTQGSELPGPSVQPKAMDEVVSDPQKEGGDHVDVEKQVLTSGKEPEDSSSEAQTAQTRRTSSRNRKPEGFSSVLSETNNTANSSTSLSGKAAPKGPKVKSSQVARKQSTPSPVASTSYDVDPTPTPVQPSGETHSTSSTTSPTQAEMDVEQTSEHSRLSSDPTPCTVEVSVPHQIDSVESVPVEEEPTSVSQYFLSDIFTEVDDGGKP from the exons ATGTTTCGTCGGTCAAGATTCAGCATTCGGCCCAACGTTGGTACGGCAGGGAGAACTACAGCAACCTCACAGGAGTCCCCTCCGGTAAACCAGGAAACCAGCGAGACCCCCAGAGTTGTCAGTGAGAGCTGCACTGCTCCTGCTGTGACAGATAACAAGAGTGTTGTGACCCCATCAGAAAAATCTGCAGCCCCAGG GGATGGTAACGATCAAAATGGGGAAGGTACCAGCTcctcagcagcagtgcagagacGGAAACGATTTTCTGTCAAGCCTAAAGTGGCCCCAGGTCGCCCCTCCACCTTTTCTCGGACGCTGAAGTCCCCCGTCAAGGCAGTTTCTGAAACCCCCGTTGAAGTCCCCGGCTCAGAGAAACCAACTACAACAAGCCAAGCTGCAATTACTTCACCTCCACAGGCGCTCCAGTCCCCAAGGCGACGGAGGCCTTCAGAGGAGAGCAAGCCGTCCAAAGTGCAGCCTAAACCCACCCTCATCCCTTCTGATGGTTCAGGACCTTCAGCTTTTCCTCTACCTGAGGATTTACCCAAAAATGCTGATCTACCAGCAGACAGTGGCAAACAAGTAGCTATCACATCAGGCAGCCAAGTTAAAGATGTTCCTTCCAGATTACCAGATAAAGTTCCCCCATCTCTGCCAGATAAAGAAAGTATTGAGATATCGGAGAAAGCCAGGACTCTAGTGTCATCTAAGGGTGGGCTTTCACCGTCGCCAGCAGCGCTTTCTTTGAGTAGACTCCTGAATGACCCATCAGACCTACAGAGGCTTGCAAAGGCCCGAAAGCTCAGAGAGTTGCTCAGACATGAGATGCACAAAGAAAAG AAAATCAAGAAAGCTAAAGCACGTGCAAAGGAATTTACGATAGATCCTGCCAAAATGACCATGAGGGACCTTATCCGTTATTTACCAGTGTCTAACCCCATGAC ATCTAGCATAGAAGACCCAGCTTCAGAAAATGAGACCGTTGTCCCACCTTCTCCAGGAAGAGAAGA GTCACCAGAGAGAGCGCAGGAACCTGAAGTAGCTGCTAAAATTGCAAGCCCgagagtggaggaagaggaggaggaggcagcagaggaagaagaggaagaagcgCTCATGGTTCCTCAGGTCAAAGTAGCAGAGGATGGCTCACTGATCATTGATGAAGAGAG CTTGACGGTGGAAGTCCAGCGAGCCAAAGGACCAAACCCAGCTCAGGATCGAGACCCCATCTTTGAGCGTGGCTCCACTACAACTTACTCAAGCTTCAGGAAAGGGACCTATTCGAAACCGTGGTCTAGTGAAG AGACAGACATGTTCTTCCTGGCAATCAGCATGGTGGGGACAGACTTTTCCATGATTTGTCAACTGTTTCCTCATAGAGCTCGATCGGAGATAAAG AACAAATTCAAAAAAGAAGAGCGAGAGAACGCCTGGAGGATTGACAAAGCTTTCA GAGAGAGGCGCAAATTAGACATAGAGTATTTTTCTAAGTTGCTAGAGAAGATTCTAGAAgttcagaaaagcagaaagaaactCAAGTCACTTGCTGAGAAGAACTCCCGCAACAAGCCCAAGAGAAAGGCAAAGG GGAAAAAAGCTGCACCGAAGCTGAgtgatgtggaggaggaagatgaggaagtGGAGAATGAAATGCCTGACttagaggaggagggagagaaggagaatgAGGATCTCTGTAGTGAGGAAGGAACCCCCGTTTCTAGGCCTAAGAAGAACCGCAAAAGAAAGAATAGACAGGATGTCTCCACTGTGGAACcaaatgacaagaaaaacaaaagcagtggaAAAAGCAATGAACCAG ATGAGGCCTGCATACCTGAAGATGCTGAGGCAGCGCTTCCTGAGGACCACCCAGTCTCAGAGAT GTCTGAAAAGACTGACAAGGTAAATGCAGCCAAGGACACTGTAATCAAGCCAGCTAAACTCTCACGAGGCAGAGCACCAAAACCACTGCTGCCTTTAGGTCGGAAGTGGGGTAAAAAGCCTGCACCACCCTCCACAAGGGACAAAGATACCGTGTCAGATGAGGgggatgtgagt GTAAATAAAGACGCATCACCTGTGAAGCAAGTCAGTAAGAAGAGCGATGGCGTTTCCTCGGAAGACGAGGATGCCACTGTTCAACCTCCAAGACCTACCAG GTATGGGAGAACGCCCAAACCCACCAAACCCTTGACTTACCCTGCCAAAGATGATGCCCACTCCTCCAAATCTGAAACCACTCCTGCCTCACCAGTGGGGACCACTGCTTCCACTACCAAGCCTAAACCCAAATGCACAGCCAAGAGGGGAAGATCATCAAAGTCACAGTCAGTCCAGGAgtccaaaaaaaccaaactagTCACCCTCAGGGCTTCTCAGTCTGAAtacagtgatgaggaaaatgaaaagcagtggGGGGAcgaagaggtggaggaggagcagcatcGTGCATGTAGCTTCAGTAAGGATGGCATTGCCCCTGCGTTTGTACCTGCCAGCCTACGCTCCCCACCTCCTGTGATTTCAGAAGTGGAAGAGACTATGGAGGAG CTTGAAATCTTGGCCCATATGCCTGATGTGTTGGGTATCTCCCAAGATGCTCTGTGCCCTGATGTCTCTTGCGAGCTGGCACAAAATGAGACAGGCACAGCTGAACCTTGTGAACATCAGTTGGACCTGCTGGTT GATGTTATTGACTTCCTttcttcagaaaacacagaag TATCTGAGGAGCAGAGCTACAATGAGGCAGCTCAAACTTTGTTGGCCATCGGCAGCCTGGCTCACGTCTCACAGTCAGCACAGAATCAAACAGCCACACAAGATCTCAAAACAG ATGTACCATTATGTTTAATTGCAGGTACAGCATCAGTCAGTGTGGGTGAAACCAGCCAACACCAAGAAGAAGATATTGCATCAAAGCCTGCTGCGCACAGTAAAAACAGTCTCACTCCACTTGTGTCTGCAACTTCTGGTCAAGGAGTAACAGAAGCATCAGAAACTGTTGCCACTGTGGAGctacaaaacagcacagcagacaaTGGGAACATGCCCATTACTGAAAGCAGCGATCAGAGGACTGGTTCTGATATGAACCTTACCCCACAATTGCACTCAAGTCCAGAGGGGTCAAAGAAAATTTCTTCACAACCCAGGGGAGGACGCTTATCCAAGGTGAAACCAAAACCTAACCTGATCCAAGCCTCAAGGACTGCACAGTCAAAGTTCCAACTGGAGAACATGGAAGACTCTAGTCAAAAAGAGTCAATGGATGAAATTTCTCGTATTGAAGAAAAACTTGCTGAAGATGCATCTGGCAATCAGGAGAGTTCTGTTGGTCAAGTGATATCAGAGGCAGCAACGTCAGATCTGAATACCTCAAAAAACCAGAGTCAAAGTTTTTCTGACCCTACATTTGAACCCAGTTTTGAACATGCTACTGGAGACTCCACTACAGAGTCCACAGACAAAATACTGGTATCTCATGTGGGGACAACTCACAGTAGTTTTGACAATCTGGTGATATGCGACACAGCAGTCACAGACTTGCAAGGGACAAACATATATTCAGCTCCAGTccaacagagcagcagccttCCTGATCCATACGTTACACCTGTTGAAGATTTACCTGTCAGTCAGAAAGAAGAGAGTGAAGACGCAGCTACGTGGCAGATTAAGAAGAGTCGATTCAAGAAAGTCAAACCAAAACCCAACCTATCACAGACATCAAGAACTTTGCAGTTTAAATCTGACACCACAAAAGACATCATAGAGAGAAACCCAAACCCAACTCCAAACCTCAAATTCCATGAGAAAACAGTGATAGATGTTGAAGCAGAACCAACTTGCATCACCTCTCATGAAAAACCAAGTAAAAGCGCTGGTCCTACTTCAGATTTCAAACCATCATTGGATATAAGCTCTACTATCACACCAAGAGAAGAACTGTCTacaactgaagagaaaaatacagatgTTGGAGTTGTTCTTCAGATAGAACCAGCTGCAACATCAGATCAGAGAGCCTTGGAAAAACTGAACTTCTCTGAAGCTCAGTTTGAACCCTGTAGAGAACAGTCCACAAGAGGCGTAAGGCCAACATCTGAGTCCACGGAAGAAAAACTGATGTCTCATAATGGGTCAAAGGACAGTAGCTGTAATCTGCTGACATCAAACTTAGCAGTCCCAGAATTACAGGTTGGACAAGAGTCAAACATAGACTCAGTACCTGTTCAAGAGAGCAGCAACCATCCTGCTTCACATGTAGCACATGTAGAAGAGTTACCTctcaaacagaaagaagaaagtgtaGTTGTGTCTTCTTTCCAGACTAAGAGAGGCAAAAAGGTCAAACCAAAACCTAAATTGTCACAGACATCAAGAATTGTGCACTCCAAacctcaaaacacaaaagagtcTGTCGCACACATGCAGCTTGCAGAGAAACCTTCCAGTCCAACTTCAGAGCCCCAATCCATGGACAACACAGTAGCAGAACCAGCTGAAGCCGAACCAACTTGCATCACCTCTCCTGAAAAATCAAGTCAAAGCACTGGTCCTGTTTCAGATTTGACACCATCACTGGATATAGGCTCTACTCTTGAAGCCACAGGGGAACAGTCtacaacagagcagaaaaagacagatgttGGAGTTACTGGTCAAATAGAATCAGATGGAACAACATCAGATCAGTCTTCTCCCCACGTAACACATGTGGAGGAGTTACCACTCagtcagaaagaagaaagtgtaGTTGCATCTACTTTCCAGACGAGGAGAGGCCAAAAAGTCAAACCTAAACCCAATTTATCGCAGACATCAAGAACTGTACGATCCAAACCTCAAACCACAAAAAACCCTGTCACACACTTACAGCTTGTGGAGAAACCTTCCAGCCCAACTTCAAAACCTGAATCCGCTGACAGCACAATAGCAGAACCAACTCGCATCACCTCATCTGAAAAAACAGGTCAAAGCACTGGTCCTGCTTCAGGTTTGATAGCATCATTTGATGTGAGCTCTACTCTTACaccaacagaggagaaaaatagaaatgttgGAGATGTTGATCATGTAGAATCAGGAGCAGCAACATCAGATCAGCGAGCCTCAGAAAATCAGAGCTTGTCTGATGCTCTGTATGAACCCAATAGGGACCCGGCCACTAGAGACACAAGGCCAACATTGGAGTCGACAGAACAAGTGATGTCTCATGATTGGACAGCGGAGAGTAGTTGTAGTAACCTGTGTTCAACAGGCTCAGCGGTCCCAGAATCACAAGTTGGACCACAGTCAAACATAGACTCAGTACCTGTTTCAGACATCAGCAACCATCCTGCTGGACATCTAATGCATGCAGAAAAGCTACTTCTCAGTCAGAAAGCAGAAAGTGTCGTCATATCTACTTGCCGGACTAGGAGAGGTCAAAAAATCAAACCCAAACCCAATTTGCCACAAACATCACGAAGTGTGCAGCCCAAACCTCAAACCACGAAAGACCCTGTTGCACCCATGCAACTTGTGGAGAAACCCTCCACTGCCCACACAATAGCAGAGATAGAAACAGAACCAACTGGCATCACTTCTCCtgaaaaaacaagtcaaattaaaataactggCTCTGCTTCAGTTTCACTACCGTCATTGGAATTATGCTCTACTCATGAACCCGCAGAGGAGCTGTCTACGACTGGGGGCCAAAAGACAGATTTTGAAAGTGCACACAAAAATCTTTTGACATCAACACATTGTTTGCTGACTACAGAGCCTCTCAGTTGTAAGAAGTTAGGACCTGCAGAGTCGGAAAAGTCAATAGATGGTACATCCCCTGATGCCTTAGTCGTGGCAACATCTTCGGTTGCTGAGAATCAGTCTGTATTGCCAGAATTATTTCTTGAAAGTAACATACGTGAAAAATCCACAGTTGAAGGGGAATCCACAGGAGTCGAGGTGGAGGCTGGACCTGCTTCACAATGGGACTGCAAAACTACCGAGTCAAAAAGCCAACCAACAGATGGTCCAACTGCTATTTCAGATGTTCAGTCTTCAGAACATGGTTCAGCAGAGTCAAAAATTAAATCTGCTAATACGCAGTCCACCCCAGATCCAAAAGAAATCATCCAAGAGCCATGCTCAGAGAATAACTTTGAGGCACAGAGTCAAGTTGCAGTCCCTCAATATCCGGAGCCTACTGAAACTAATCAAACAGCTGCCCAAAG CGGTGATAATAATGAGTCAGAGTCGACTGATTCTTCCAAGTCCTCAAGAAAAGGTCCTCAGACTCGTAGAGGCCGGCTTGTTAAACCCAAACCCAACTTGGGACGTCGTGGTCAACACCAGCAAATCCAGAATACAAAACCAGCAGAAGCAG ATTCTGGTACTTCCTCAGAAGCTGTGGATGCTTTGGTTTGTGAAAAACCTGTGTCTGTAGTCCAACCTAATGTTCAGGAAGCAGTAGAGGGAGCTACTGGGCGGAATTCACCCATAAATGATGCTGAGTCCTCATTGGGTTGCTTGACACAAGTTATTGAGCAAGTGAATCAACATGACTCCCCTCCAAATGTTGCTGGATCCTCTCTGGGTTGTTTGACACCTGACATTTCTACTCAG TCCCAGGATGGATCACAATCTATCACAGGAGTAACTCAGAGTCATCCAAATGTCACAATATTTACAGACA TGCTGCAGGACCAGATGCCTTCAGATCCAGATGAACcatttttcatcctctctttaACTGAGATCCCAGTCTGTTCACTGGCGGAGGTTGTGAACAGGACGCCTGAGCCTGTCCCTTATCTTCCTGAAACAGATGCATCAGTACAGCAACAAAG TAGTGTTCCTGCAGAACAACTGGCAGCTGGAGATAGACCTGCCTCTGTGCCGGAGTCCACAGAGGTAGGCGATGAGACAGGCTTCATCAGTGTAAAAGACACTGGACAGGACAAAGCTGCATGTGTG GGTTCTGTCAAGGAGAATCCAGTGGATCCACATG ACAGTAGTCCAGGTCAGCCGTCCATAGTGCCAGGGACTGTGGAGAATAATGATGAGACTGAACATCCCCCTAAAAAGCAGAGACTAATGGGCACTGGAAGAGCAG CCAAACTGCAGGTTAAGCCCAAATTTCCAAGAAAGAATCAAGCCAGCAAGACCCTCGCTGCCAAGGAAGCAGAGTTCTTCTCCACCCAGGGCTCTGAGCTTCCTGGGCCTTCTGTGCAGCCAAAAGCCATGGATGAAGTTGTCAGTGATCCGCAGAAAGAAGGAGGTGATCATGTAGATGTTGAAAAGCAGGTATTGACGAGTGGAAAGGAGCCTGAGGATAGCAGCTCAGAAGCACAAACTGCACAGACCAGGAGGACTAGTAGTCGGAATAG AAAACCTGAAGGCTTCTCTTCCGTACTTTCTGAGACAAACAACACTGCAAATTCAAGCACTTCTTTATCTGGCAAAGCAGCTCCCAAGGGCCCTAAGGTCAAATCCTCACAAGTAGCAAGAAAACAATCTACCCCATCACCTGTAGCCTCAACATCATATGATGTCGATCCTACACCCACTCCAGTACAGCCATCAGGGGAAACCCACTCAACATCCTCTACCACATCACcaacacaagcagagatggATGTAGAACAGACTTCTGAGCACAGCCGTCTGTCCTCAGACCCAACTCCGTGCACAGttgag GTCTCAGTTCCCCATCAAATTGACAGTGTGGAGAGTGTCCCAGTTGAGGAGGAGCCCACCAGTGTGTCTCAGTACTTCTTAAGTGACATTTTTACAGAAGTGGATGACGGGGGAAAGCCGTAG